The sequence below is a genomic window from Massilia oculi.
AGTGGTCGCCGGGGCCGAACACCACCGATGGGCGCAAGACCGTGGCCGCGACCGCCGGCTGGCTGCGCGCGGCCAGCTCGCCGTCGGCCTTGGAGCGGCCGTACATCGAGGGACTGGAAGCGCTGGCGCCGAGCGCGCTCATGTGCAGGTAGCGCGGCACGCCCACGTCGGCGCAGGCGGCGGCGATGCGGCGCGGCAGCTCGACGTGCAGGTGGCGGAAGCCTTCGCCATAGGGCCGGCCGTGGCCGCCGTGCAGCACGCCGACCAGATTGATCACGGCGTCGCGCCCGGCCAGCAGCTTGCGCAGCACGGCGTCGTCGTGGACATTGGCCACGTCGACATCGACGCCCGGCAGCACGTTCAAATGCTTCGCGCTTTCATAATGACGCGCCGGGACCAGCACACCCACGCCGTCGTCGGACAGCCGTGCGGCCAGGTGCTGGCCGATGAAGCCGGTGCCGCCGATCAGCACCACGTTCAGTGGACGCGCGCTCATCTGTTCAATCCAGCACCGAGCCGCTGCTCTGGCGCGGGCTGACCGTGCCCAGGCGCGCCTTCAGCGATTGCGGCTTGCCCTCGAAGATCGAGGCATAGTTGGTGGCATTGGCCATGACGTTGCGCACATAGCCGCGCGTCTCGGTGAAGGGGATGGTCTCGACGAAGATCGCGCCTTCCATCGGCGCGTCGAGCCGGCCGCGCCAGGCGCGGGAACGGCTCGGGCCGGCGTTGTAGGCCGCAGTGGCCAGCACCTGGGAGCCTTCGAAGTTCTCGAGCACCATGTTCATGTAGTTGGCGCCGAGCGTGATGTTCGTATGCAGGTCGTTGAGCATGGTGTGCACGAAGTTGTTCAGGCCGATCTTGGCCGCCACCCACTTGCCGGTGGCGGGCATCACCTGCATCAGGCCCGAGGCGCCGACGCCGGAACGGGCGTCGCGGATGAAGCGCGACTCTTGCCGGATGAGGCCGTATACCCAGGCCTTGTCGAGGCTCAGGCCCTGGGCGGTAGGCTTGAGGACCTCGAGATGGGGCGCCGGGAAGCGCTGATCATAGCTCAGTTCGGTGCGCGTGCGCAGCGAGGTCTCGACCATGCGGTCGAGGTGTTCGTTGCGGCGCGCCAGCTCGGCCGCGGCCAGCAGCTGACGTTCAGACAGCCCGCGCAAGCCCCAGTTCCATTCGCGGTTGCCTTCCGCGCGCAGGCTCAAACGGTAGAACTTCAGCGCCCGCTGCAGGCTCGGATTATTGCTTGCCTGCGACAGCTCCGGCGCCGTGATCGGCGCGACCGGCGGCGGCGCGACGACCTGGTTGCCCAGCTCTTCATGCGCCAGCTGGGTATAGAAGGTGGTCTGGGCGGCGATGCCCTGCCACAGCGCGCGCGCCTCCTGCGTGCGGCCTTCGGCCTGCAGGGCGCGGCCCAGCCAGTAGATCCAGGTGGAGTCGGCGCGCAGATTCGGCGGCATCGCCTCGATGGTGGCGCGCACTTCCTTCCAGTCGCCGCGGCGCAGCGCCATGCGGGTCTTCCACTGCATCTGGAATTCGGTGAGCGTTGCGCCCTTCGCGCGGTCCCAGTAGCCATGCGCCTCGGGCGCCAGCGCGATCGAGGCCGCCAGCGCCACGCTGGCCCAGCCGATGGCGCGCTCTTCGCTGGACAGTTGCGGCCCGTTCTTTTCCAGGCTCGCGACGGCGAGCTTGAGCGTGGTGCGCGCCATGCGGCCGACCGCCACCAGATACAGTTCGCGTTCGGCACGGGTCTTGCCGACGCCGCGCGCCAGCGCCACCGCCGGCAGGTCGACCGCCTGGGCGGCGCGCGTTTCGGGCAGGCCCAGCAGCACGGCAACGCGCCGCGCGGGTCCAGTGGTATTGTCCAGGCCGGCAATGCGCAGCTGCCACAGCAGGTCGGCCTGGGTGAACTGGCCGTTGCCCGCCAGTTGCGCGATCAGGCCGCTGCAGGCGTCGCCATAACCAGCCGGCGTTTTCAGCAGCGCGCGCGCTTCGTCGGCCACCCGTTCGCCGCGTTCGGCGCGCGCCAGCAAGGCGTAGCAACGGACCTGCAGGCTGCCGGACTGCGCCAGCGCACCGGCTTCGCGCTCGAAGGTATTCCATTCGCGCCGCTTGCCCAGCTCCATCAGCCACTCGGCGCGCAGCTGCTCGGCCACGGCCGTGCCTTCGTGGCGGCGCAGCACCTGCAGCACCTCATCCTGGATGGCATCGGGGAGGCGCGGTTTCAGACGATAATAGTCGACATAGGATGCCAGGGAGTAATTCGACGGCAGGCGCGAGGCGATCGCATTGACGCGCGCGCCGTCGTTCTGGCGCGCCGCTTCGCGCAACAGCAGGAAGTTGTCGTCATCGGCGCGGTTGTCCGCCACCAGGGTCGGCCCGCCGGCGGCAGGAACACCCACCGTGCCGGCGCCGGGAACGGACGGCGCACCGGCCGGTATGGGCGGCAGCGCCACGTCGGGCGCGGGTGCATCGGGGTCTTCCTGGGCCATCACACCTGCAGGCAGTGCGCAGGACAGAACAAGGGCAATAGCGGCCGGCCACAAGCCGGCTGACAATTTCGATTGAAACATCCACAACTCTCACATTACGCTGCATTGAAACCATGACCGGCGACCAAAGAATACCACGCGCAATCGGGGCACCACCAGACGCGGCGGGGAGCAACCCTGCCCCGCACCACGACAAGGCGCTGCTGCGCAACACGCTCAAGGCGCTGCGGCGCGCGATTGATCCGGCCACCAGGCATGCCTGGGACGACCGCATCGGCGCGCGGGTGCTCGCCTGGTGGCAAGCGCATCCTCACGAATCGCTGGGCGTGTACTGGCCGCTCGTGGGCGAACCGGACCTGCGTCCAGCCTACGCGGAATTGGCTCATGCAGGCGTACGGCTGGCATTGCCGGTGGTGGTCGAGCGCGATGCACCGCTGGGTTTTGCCGAGTGGATACCGGGGGAACCGACGGTGACGGACCGGCTGGGCGTGGCGGTGCCGGCCGAACTGCGGATGGTGGCGCGGCCACCGGCCTTGTTGGTGCCCTGCCTGGGCTTCAATGCTTCGGGGTATCGGGTGGGATATGGCGGAGGGTTTTATGACCGGACACTCGCCCCGGAGCCGAGGCCGGCGACGGTGGGGATCGCGTATGCGTGCCAGTTGGTGGCGTTCGATGGCGACGCACATGACGTCCCTCTCGATAGCGTGATTACCGAGGAATGACGGCCGGGCCCGGGCCCGGCCGTCATTGGATCAGGCCCGCAGGCGCTGCCAGATCGCCGTGGTCGGCGCCGCCTGGTTCATGCTGTAGAAATGCAGGCCCGGCGCGCCGCCCGCCAGCAGGCGTTCGCACAAGCCCGTCACGACGTCCAGCCCGAAGGCCTTGATCGAGGCGCTGTCGTCGCCGAAGCTGGCCAGCTTGAGACGCACCCAGCGCGGTATCTCGGCGCCGCACATATCCGAGAAACGCAGCAGCTGCATAGTGTTCGTGATCGGCATGATGCCGGCAACGACCGGCACATCGATACCCAGCTTGCGCACATTGTCGACGAACTGGAAGTACGCATCGGCATTGTAGAAATACTGGGTGATGGCGGCATTCGCCCCGGCCCCCACCTTGCGCGCGAAGGCCTGCAGGTCGTCTTGCGGCGAACGCGCCTGCGGGTGCATCTCGGGATAGGCCGCGACCTCGATGTGGAACCAGTCGCCGGTTTCCTGGCGGATGAATTCCACCAGCTCGCTGGCATAGCGCAGCTCGCCCGCGCCACCATAGCCGCTCGGCAAATCGCCGCGCAAGGCCACCACGCGCCGGATGCCGCTGTCCTGGTATTGCTTGAGGACGTCGCGGATCGACTCGCGGGTGGCGCCGATGCACGAGAGGTGGGGCGCGGCCTCGTGGCCGGCGGCCTGGATCTCGCGCACCGTCGCCAGCGTGCCCTGCTGGGTGCTGCCGCCCGCCCCGAAGGTCACCGAGAAATACTTGGGATTCAGCTCGGCCAGCTTGGCGCGCGCGATCCGCAGTTTCTCGGCGCCTTCCGGCGTCTTGGGCGGGAAGAACTCGATACTGAAATCAGGAGTTTCCATCTTTGTCGGAAAGAAGCAAGGTAGAGAGCGCCCACGAAATGATGCTGTACAGGATGGCTGCCAGGAAGGCCGACCAGAAACCCGCCACCACGAACCCGCCGACCACGTTCGACACCAGCCAGAACAGCAAGGCGTTGATAACCAGGATAAACAGGCCCATCGAAATCAGGGTGACCGGCAGGGTCAGGATCACCAGCACCGGACGGATCAGGGTATTGACCAGTCCGAGCACCAGCGCCGCGATCAGGGCGGTGCCGATGCTGGAAACTTCGACGGAGTGCATCAGGTAAGGCAGGGCCATCAGGGCCGCGGCGTTGATCAGCCAGGTAATCAGCAAGCGCATCGGTACAGACTTTCATGGTGCGCGGACGCCGCCACGACGCGGCATCCAGTTATCAGATAAGCGAAACGTCCCGAAGGACGTTTCACATGACTACAAACCGCTACCGATCAATAACGGTAGTGTTCCGGCTTGTACGGGCCTTCCTGGCTCACCGAGATGTAGTTCGCCTGCTCTTCGGTCAGCGTGGTCAGCTGGGCGTTGAGCTTCTTGAGCTGCAGGCGCGCGACTTTCTCGTCCAGTTTCTTCGGCAAGGTGTACACGCCCACCGGATACTGCGCGGTGTTCATGAACAGCTCGATCTGGGCGATCGTCTGGTTCGCGAACGACGAGCTCATCACGTACGATGGGTGGCCGGTGCCGCAACCCAGGTTCACCAGGCGGCCTTCGGCCAGCAGGATGATGCGCTTGCCATCAGGGAAGATGACGTGGTCGACCTGCGGCTTGATATTGTCCCACTCATATTTCTTGAGCGCGGCGACTTCGATTTCGTTGTCGAAGTGACCGATATTGCAGACGATCGCCTGGTCCTTCATCTTGAGCATGTGCTGCTCGGTGATGACGTGGTAGTTGCCGGTGCAGGTGACGAAGATGTCGCCGTGTTCGGCGGCGTAGTCCATGGTCACGACGCGGTAGCCTTCCATTGCCGCCTGCAGTGCGCAGATCGGATCGATCTCGGTGACCCACACCTGCGCCGACAGCGCGCGCATCGCCTGGGCCGAACCCTTGCCGACGTCGCCATAGCCGGCGATGACGGCGATCTTGCCCGCGACCATGACGTCGGTGGCGCGCTTGATGCCGTCGACCAGCGATTCGCGGCAGCCGTACAGGTTGTCGAACTTCGACTTGGTGACCGAGTCGTTGACGTTGATCGCCGGGAAGGCCAGCTTGCCCTCTTGATGCATCTGGTACAGGCGGTGCACGCCGGTGGTGGTTTCCTCGGTCACGCCCTTGATTTCAGGCAGGCGCTTCGAGTACCACGACGGATCACGCGCCAGGCGGCCCTTGATCGCGTTGAACAGGCAGATTTCTTCTTCCGAACCTGGTTTGTCCAGCACGGAAATGTCCTTCTCGGCGCGCACGCCCAGGTGCAGCAGCAGGGTTGCGTCGCCGCCGTCGTCGAGGATCATGTTGGCCTGGTCGCCCGGCCATTCGAAGATGCGGTGGGTGTATTCCCAGTATTCGTCCAGGGTCTCGCCCTTGATGGCGAACACCGGCGTGCCGACCGAGGCGATCGCCGCGGCGGCGTGGTCCTGCGTCGAGTAGATATTGCACGATGCCCAGCGCACGGTGGCGCCCAGGGCTTCCAGGGTGCGGATCAGGACCGCGGTCTGGATGGTCATGTGCAGCGAACCGGCGATGCGCGCGCCCTTCAGCGGCTGCGTCGCGGCGTATTCTTCGCGGATCGCCATCAGGCCCGGCATCTCTGTTTCGGCGATGCGGATTTCCTTCTCGCCCCAGGAAGCCAGGGAGATGTCGGCGACGATATAGTCTTGGGAGTCTTTGAGTACGGCGCTCATCACGCCCTCCTTTCAATGTTTAGAAAAAAGTAACGTGAGCGCGGTTGCTGGATATCCGAGCCTGGCAATAACGTGTTTCCCGCCTACGCGGGAACAAGCTCTTGTCGCAACGCTCCTCGGAACGGGGTAGTTTAGCACGCCTGGATGGCGGGGGAATGCTTGTTGGATCGTGATATGGCGCATGGGGTCGGCGGCCTTGCCGCCGCCCCCATGAAGGCTTATGCCAAGCCGGCAGCGGCGCGCAGCTCGGCCGCCTTGTCGGTGCGCTCCCAGCTGAATTCCGGCTCTTCGCGACCGAAGTGGCCGTAGGCCGCGGTCTTGCAATAGATCGGGCGCAGCAGGTCGAGCATCTGGACGATGCCTTTCGGGCGCAGGTCGAAGTGCTCGTTGACCAGCGCCGCGATCTTGTCGTCCGGGATCACGCCGGTGCCTTCGGTATACACGGTGATGTTGATCGGACGCGCCACGCCGATCGCGTAGCTGACCTGCACCTGGCACTGGCGCGCCAGGCCGGCGGCGACGATGTTCTTCGCGACGTAGCGGGCGGCGTAGGCGGCCGAGCGGTCGACCTTGGAGGGATCCTTGCCCGAGAACGCGCCGCCGCCGTGCGGGGCTGCGCCGCCGTAGGTGTCGACGATGATCTTGCGGCCGGTCAGGCCGCAATCGCCCTGCGGACCGCCGATGACGAAGCGGCCGGTCGGGTTGACCAGGAAGCGGGTTTTATCGAGCCACTCGCGCGGCAGCGTCGGCTTGATGATCTCTTCGATGACGGCTTCTTCGATCTGCGAATGGGTGACGTCCGGGTGGTGCTGGGTCGACAGCACGACGGTGTCGACCGCGACCGGGCGGCCGTCGACGTAGCGCAGGGTGACTTGCGATTTTGCGTCCGGACGCAGCCATGGCAGGCGGCCATCCTTGCGCAGCTGCGACTGGCGCTCGACCAGGCGGTGCGCATAATAGATGGCGGCCGGCATCAGCTCCGGCGTTTCGTCGCAGGCATAGCCGAACATCAGGCCCTGGTCGCCCGCGCCCTGGTCGAGGTCGATGCCGGCGCCTTCATCCACGCCCTGCGCGATGTCCGGCGACTGCTTGTCGTAGCAGACCATGACGGCGCAGCCCTTGTAGTCGATGCCGAAATCGGTATTGTCGTAGCCGATGCGCTTGATGGTGTTGCGCGCCACCGAGATGTAGTCGACGTTGGCGTGCGTGGTGATCTCGCCGGCCAGCACCACCAGGCCGGTGTTGCACAGGGTTTCGGCGGCGACGCGCGCGGTCGGGTCCTGCTCGAGGATGGCGTCGAGGATGGCGTCGGAAATCTGGTCAGCGACCTTGTCCGGGTGGCCTTCGGAGACGGATTCGGAGGTGAAGAGGTAGTCGTTCGACATGTAGGCTCCAGTTACTGTTCACATGAATTGCCGCAGCAAACTGTTGCCTGCGACGCTTTAGCGACATTTATATTCCGCTTCGCAAGTTGTCTGTTAACTCGGCGGATCCAGCATAAAGTGGTATTTTACGCTTCCTTGGAATTTTGGTGTGGAAACGCACGCGCAATGCGGACGCGACCCGACACCCATCAATCGACATGCTAGTAGTCATTTTCCGAATCTTATCTATTTTCCCGTTGCCATTCCTGCACGCCCTGGGCGCCGCGATGGGCTGGCTGGTCTATTGGCTGTCGCCGTCGTACAAGCGCCGCCTGCGCGCCAACCTGGCCCAGGCCGGCTATGACGCACACTGGAAACAGGCCGTCTCCGAGGCCGGCAAGGCCGCGATCGAGCTCGCCTTCGTATGGTGCGCCAAACCGGAGCGGGTTGCCAGGCATGCCACGGTAGAAAATTGGGAACTGGTCCAGGAAAAACTCGACGCGGGCCGCGGCATTGTGTTCCTGACGCCACACCTGGGCTGCTTCGAAATGACGGCGCAGCAGATCGCGCTCAAGACGGCGTTGACGGTCATGTATCGTCCGCCGCGCAAGGACGCGCTGCGGCCGCTGGTCGAAGGCGCGCGCGCGCGCCACAACCTGCACCTGGCGCCGGCCAACCTGTCGGGCGTGCGCATCCTGGCCAAGACCCTCAAGGGCGGTCAGCCGATCGGCTTGCTGCCCGACCAGGTGCCGCAGGAAGGCGAAGGCGTGTGGGCGCCCTTCTTCGGCCGCAACGCCTATACGATGACCCTGCCGGCCAAGCTGGCCCAGCTGGGCAAGGCCGACATCCTGCTGGTGTACGCCGAGCGGCGCCCGGGCGGCGCCGGCTATATCGTGCGCTTCGTACCCTTCGACGGCGACCTGAGCGGCAGCGCCGCCGACCAGGCGGCGGCGATCAACCGCGCCATGGAGCAGCTGATCGCGCGCGCGCCGAGCCAGTATTTCTGGAGCTATAACCGCTACAAGCAGCCGGACGGCGTGGCCGGTCCGGAAAGCGAGGCCGCGGCATGAGGGTCTTGCTCGGAATCCTGTGGCTGCTGCATTTCCTGCCGCTACCCATCCTCGGCCGCATCGGCGAATCGATCGGCAGCCTGATGTTCGTGATCATGGGCCGGCGCCGCCATATCGCGCTGACCAATCTGCGCCTGACCATGCCGGAACTCGACGAAAAGGCAAGGCGCAGCATCGCGCACCGCCACTTCCGCGCATATGCACGCAGCATCGTCGAGCGCTCGATCCTGTGGTGGGCGCCCGAGGAACGGGTGCGCAGCCTGATCCAGGTCGAGCCGGCGGTGCCGCAGGCCGAGATGGAAGCCGGCCCCACGATCCTGCTGTGCCCGCACTTCGTGTGCCTGGACGTGGCCGGCGTCGCCTCGCGCGTGATCCCCGTGTGCAGCATGTACGTGCCGCAAAAGAACGAAGCCTTCGACCGCCTGCTGCGCCATGGCCGCGAGCGCTACGGTCCGGTGCGCCTGGTGACGCGCAAGGAAGGCATCAAGCCGATCCTGCGCGCGCTGCGCGACGGCCTGCCCTACTTCATGCTGCCGGACATGGATTTCGGCGAAAAGGATGCCGAATTCGTGCCCTTCTTCGGTGTGCAGGCCGCGACCCTGACCGCGCTGGGACGCATCGCCGCCACCACTGGCGCCAAGGTGATCCCGGTGATCGCGACCTACCTGCCGAACTACCAGGGCTGGCGCGTGCGTTTCTATCCCGCGTGGGAAAATTACCCGGGCGACGATATGGTCGAGGCGACCCGCCGCATGAACGCCTTCATCGAAGAGCGCGTGCGCGAGACTCCCGAGCAGTATTTCTGGACCCATAAACGCTTCAAGACCCGTCCGCCGGGTGAACCTTCGCTGTATGATTAATTCATGAAACTGAAATTCACCAAGATGCATGGCGCCGGCAACGACTTCGTCGTGATCGACGCCATCAACCAGCAGATCGACGTCGACGGCATGAGCGCTGACGGATGGCAGCGCCTGGCCGACCGCCGCTTCGGCATCGGCGCCGACCAGATCCTGGTCGTCGAGCGCCCGCTCGACGCCGGCGTGGACTTCCGCTACCGCATCTTCAACAACGATGGCAGCGAGGTCGAGCAATGCGGCAACGGGTCGCGCGCCTTCGTGCGCTTCGTGGTCGACAAAGGACTGACCCGGGAACGCAGCATCCGCGTGCAGACCATGTCGGGCATCATCAACCCGCGCCTGGAAGACGACGGCAACGTGACGGTGGACATGGGCGCGCCGCGCCTGGACCCGGCCGAGGTGCCGTTCGACAGCGCCGGACTGGACGGCAAGCCCGAAGGCGAGGAAACGCTGTGGCCGTTGCCGGTCGGCGGCGAGGCCACGCAGATCTCGGTGGTCTCGATGGGCAACCCGCATGCGGTGCAGGTGGTGCACAACGTCGACACGGCGCTGGTGGAACAGACCGGCCCGCTGATCGAACACCATGAGCGCTTCCCGAAACGCGTCAACGCCGGCTATATGCAGGTGGTCGACCGCCATCACATCCGCCTGCGCGTCCATGAACGCGGCGCCGGCGAAACGCTGGCCTGCGGCACCGGCGCCTGCGCGGCGGTGGTGGCCGGCATCCGGCGCGGCCTGCTCGATTCACCGGTGCGCGTGTCGGCCCGCGGCGGCGAACTCAGCATCGCCTGGGCGGGAGCGGGCCAGCCGGTCTACCTCAGCGGACCGGCGGTATCGGTGTTCGAAGGCGAAGTCGAGATCTGACGCCGCCGCCGGCGCCTTTCCGGGCGCCGCTATCGCAAGACCGGACGCCGCTGGCGCCCTTTTGTTTGCCCGGGTAGTTTTGCCGGGCTCAGGCCGCCAGCTCGATGTCGGCGCCGCCATCGGCGTCGTTGCCGGGAAGCGCCACATTGAGCAGGGTGCGCAGCCGGTACAGGCGTTGCCGGTAATTTCCTTCCGGCCCGGTCGGGCCGCAGTCGACCTGTTCGAACAGCCGCACGATGCGGTCCAGCGCCTCGCGCTCCTGCGCCGATTCCACCATCACCAGGCGCCGCTTGCTGCGCCCGTAGCTGGCGCGGATGTCGATGACGAGGCAATGGCCCTGGTCGGCGGCGCCCACGTCCAGCAATAGCGCCTCGGCGCGCGACAGGCCGAACAGCGCCGCCAGCTCGATGCGCGCGGCCAGCAAGGGATGCGCCGCCAGCGCATCGGCATGGCTGGCCAGCAGCCGTCCGGTCTCGGTGTATGGCGCGGCCG
It includes:
- a CDS encoding lysophospholipid acyltransferase family protein, with the translated sequence MDMLVVIFRILSIFPLPFLHALGAAMGWLVYWLSPSYKRRLRANLAQAGYDAHWKQAVSEAGKAAIELAFVWCAKPERVARHATVENWELVQEKLDAGRGIVFLTPHLGCFEMTAQQIALKTALTVMYRPPRKDALRPLVEGARARHNLHLAPANLSGVRILAKTLKGGQPIGLLPDQVPQEGEGVWAPFFGRNAYTMTLPAKLAQLGKADILLVYAERRPGGAGYIVRFVPFDGDLSGSAADQAAAINRAMEQLIARAPSQYFWSYNRYKQPDGVAGPESEAAA
- a CDS encoding 5-formyltetrahydrofolate cyclo-ligase — translated: MTGDQRIPRAIGAPPDAAGSNPAPHHDKALLRNTLKALRRAIDPATRHAWDDRIGARVLAWWQAHPHESLGVYWPLVGEPDLRPAYAELAHAGVRLALPVVVERDAPLGFAEWIPGEPTVTDRLGVAVPAELRMVARPPALLVPCLGFNASGYRVGYGGGFYDRTLAPEPRPATVGIAYACQLVAFDGDAHDVPLDSVITEE
- a CDS encoding complex I NDUFA9 subunit family protein, translated to MSARPLNVVLIGGTGFIGQHLAARLSDDGVGVLVPARHYESAKHLNVLPGVDVDVANVHDDAVLRKLLAGRDAVINLVGVLHGGHGRPYGEGFRHLHVELPRRIAAACADVGVPRYLHMSALGASASSPSMYGRSKADGELAARSQPAVAATVLRPSVVFGPGDHFLTMFARLQRHLPLVPLASSRARFQPVYVGDVAAAFSIALARPDLRDATIELGGPAVYTLGELVRLAGRFGGRERPVLGLPDWAARLQARLFELLPGDPLVSRDNLDSMLVDNVVAADTGALTAESLGIKLTSIESAAPHYLNRHDRLDAHRTRAGR
- the metK gene encoding methionine adenosyltransferase → MSNDYLFTSESVSEGHPDKVADQISDAILDAILEQDPTARVAAETLCNTGLVVLAGEITTHANVDYISVARNTIKRIGYDNTDFGIDYKGCAVMVCYDKQSPDIAQGVDEGAGIDLDQGAGDQGLMFGYACDETPELMPAAIYYAHRLVERQSQLRKDGRLPWLRPDAKSQVTLRYVDGRPVAVDTVVLSTQHHPDVTHSQIEEAVIEEIIKPTLPREWLDKTRFLVNPTGRFVIGGPQGDCGLTGRKIIVDTYGGAAPHGGGAFSGKDPSKVDRSAAYAARYVAKNIVAAGLARQCQVQVSYAIGVARPINITVYTEGTGVIPDDKIAALVNEHFDLRPKGIVQMLDLLRPIYCKTAAYGHFGREEPEFSWERTDKAAELRAAAGLA
- a CDS encoding phage holin family protein translates to MRLLITWLINAAALMALPYLMHSVEVSSIGTALIAALVLGLVNTLIRPVLVILTLPVTLISMGLFILVINALLFWLVSNVVGGFVVAGFWSAFLAAILYSIISWALSTLLLSDKDGNS
- the metF gene encoding methylenetetrahydrofolate reductase [NAD(P)H] translates to METPDFSIEFFPPKTPEGAEKLRIARAKLAELNPKYFSVTFGAGGSTQQGTLATVREIQAAGHEAAPHLSCIGATRESIRDVLKQYQDSGIRRVVALRGDLPSGYGGAGELRYASELVEFIRQETGDWFHIEVAAYPEMHPQARSPQDDLQAFARKVGAGANAAITQYFYNADAYFQFVDNVRKLGIDVPVVAGIMPITNTMQLLRFSDMCGAEIPRWVRLKLASFGDDSASIKAFGLDVVTGLCERLLAGGAPGLHFYSMNQAAPTTAIWQRLRA
- the dapF gene encoding diaminopimelate epimerase → MKLKFTKMHGAGNDFVVIDAINQQIDVDGMSADGWQRLADRRFGIGADQILVVERPLDAGVDFRYRIFNNDGSEVEQCGNGSRAFVRFVVDKGLTRERSIRVQTMSGIINPRLEDDGNVTVDMGAPRLDPAEVPFDSAGLDGKPEGEETLWPLPVGGEATQISVVSMGNPHAVQVVHNVDTALVEQTGPLIEHHERFPKRVNAGYMQVVDRHHIRLRVHERGAGETLACGTGACAAVVAGIRRGLLDSPVRVSARGGELSIAWAGAGQPVYLSGPAVSVFEGEVEI
- a CDS encoding LpxL/LpxP family acyltransferase, coding for MRVLLGILWLLHFLPLPILGRIGESIGSLMFVIMGRRRHIALTNLRLTMPELDEKARRSIAHRHFRAYARSIVERSILWWAPEERVRSLIQVEPAVPQAEMEAGPTILLCPHFVCLDVAGVASRVIPVCSMYVPQKNEAFDRLLRHGRERYGPVRLVTRKEGIKPILRALRDGLPYFMLPDMDFGEKDAEFVPFFGVQAATLTALGRIAATTGAKVIPVIATYLPNYQGWRVRFYPAWENYPGDDMVEATRRMNAFIEERVRETPEQYFWTHKRFKTRPPGEPSLYD
- the ahcY gene encoding adenosylhomocysteinase, producing MSAVLKDSQDYIVADISLASWGEKEIRIAETEMPGLMAIREEYAATQPLKGARIAGSLHMTIQTAVLIRTLEALGATVRWASCNIYSTQDHAAAAIASVGTPVFAIKGETLDEYWEYTHRIFEWPGDQANMILDDGGDATLLLHLGVRAEKDISVLDKPGSEEEICLFNAIKGRLARDPSWYSKRLPEIKGVTEETTTGVHRLYQMHQEGKLAFPAINVNDSVTKSKFDNLYGCRESLVDGIKRATDVMVAGKIAVIAGYGDVGKGSAQAMRALSAQVWVTEIDPICALQAAMEGYRVVTMDYAAEHGDIFVTCTGNYHVITEQHMLKMKDQAIVCNIGHFDNEIEVAALKKYEWDNIKPQVDHVIFPDGKRIILLAEGRLVNLGCGTGHPSYVMSSSFANQTIAQIELFMNTAQYPVGVYTLPKKLDEKVARLQLKKLNAQLTTLTEEQANYISVSQEGPYKPEHYRY
- a CDS encoding lytic transglycosylase domain-containing protein, translating into MAQEDPDAPAPDVALPPIPAGAPSVPGAGTVGVPAAGGPTLVADNRADDDNFLLLREAARQNDGARVNAIASRLPSNYSLASYVDYYRLKPRLPDAIQDEVLQVLRRHEGTAVAEQLRAEWLMELGKRREWNTFEREAGALAQSGSLQVRCYALLARAERGERVADEARALLKTPAGYGDACSGLIAQLAGNGQFTQADLLWQLRIAGLDNTTGPARRVAVLLGLPETRAAQAVDLPAVALARGVGKTRAERELYLVAVGRMARTTLKLAVASLEKNGPQLSSEERAIGWASVALAASIALAPEAHGYWDRAKGATLTEFQMQWKTRMALRRGDWKEVRATIEAMPPNLRADSTWIYWLGRALQAEGRTQEARALWQGIAAQTTFYTQLAHEELGNQVVAPPPVAPITAPELSQASNNPSLQRALKFYRLSLRAEGNREWNWGLRGLSERQLLAAAELARRNEHLDRMVETSLRTRTELSYDQRFPAPHLEVLKPTAQGLSLDKAWVYGLIRQESRFIRDARSGVGASGLMQVMPATGKWVAAKIGLNNFVHTMLNDLHTNITLGANYMNMVLENFEGSQVLATAAYNAGPSRSRAWRGRLDAPMEGAIFVETIPFTETRGYVRNVMANATNYASIFEGKPQSLKARLGTVSPRQSSGSVLD